From a single Porites lutea chromosome 10, jaPorLute2.1, whole genome shotgun sequence genomic region:
- the LOC140950814 gene encoding uncharacterized protein: protein MASGDQKDWSRSRHEVRGSGSASRIRLNTGLLEEAGWKILSRESGNRVHLTYVDPEGKKFKSSKDVERKLEADGILDQFVKDNSSEVASRVSSTSKDCVEDSDEDYKPPLKKITTEGHVKSSLIIPEGLFVGTTSSILQLVGDFNNVFCCPSYNRRCEGKLVLTACEKKGFGGAMMFTFKCCGCWTTEIDYKSSQLAQNSRRQIVSLALSLAFFISGHGYASYRKTLGRSLGLGVTSEKPFLEVIDLALPHIKDMLDEMCDDAKHQMKQLSSDQIGSWSRAVTCCDGCWLIRGHFSQNCTFVIKNYITSALLYYGHLSMRGADRICDEDLWEGTAKSAEGHLSQKLWAQAKEEGMKVEINWQDADSSSAKGFRYSFSNEQESRVMLCGGHVGRAHGKKLEEIKGMSTFTPAFIALHKSKFPGMESVKCSCAGKKHTFVATRNKPVCGCIGPGFIQNAKRNHYCALVQAGCSPEKYRDTMLVLGKYHSRDIHEWEGGSCSFHPLVKCSCKECVEDENGFYPDMKCQGQPYRSAHPLKCQFHGLAYEIECAERAKNAKSVIDPELGKGHSNLPEATFSVLTKFRAKDTNLHQKHYQASTNLGLIQSNMSWLFKEKGAQYHWIVDLYSRMGLPILSGIQEMCQHDNEERMKRLERYKTDAEKRKRVQRKKQRADEQELRKKYVKRCRIRHTYGEEEEEEGISEEEALQIAQDAVSEGAADGCRTMPETSVQDVAAAPENSVVTLGGKNCKWCGSSTHSRKSHKDCPHNPKNASSSS, encoded by the exons ATGGCCAGTGGCGATCAGAAAGACTGGTCAAGAAGTCGTCACGAAGTTCGTGGCTCGGGAAGCGCTTCAAGAATTCGCCTGAACACTGGACTGCTTGAAGAAGCTGGGTGGAAAATCTTGTCTCGCGAATCTGGAAATCGAGTACACTTAACGTACGTGGATCCAGAGGGTAAGAAATTCAAGAGTTCGAAAGACGTAGAACGGAAACTAGAGGCTGATGGAATACTCGATCAATTTGTGAAGGACAATAGCTCTGAAGTCGCCAGCAGAGTGTCGTCCACAAGCAAAGATTGCGTGGAAGATTCTGATGAAGATTACAAACCaccactgaaaaaaattactacTGAAGGTCATGTTAAATCGAG TTTGATCATTCCAGAGGGATTGTTTGTGGGCACAACCTCCTCCATATTACAGCTTGTCGGAGATTTCAACAACGTTTTCTGTTGCCCTTCATACAATCGGAGGTGTGAAG GAAAGCTTGTGCTAACTGCATGTGAAAAGAAGGGATTTGGAGGGGCTATGATGTTTACATTCAAGTGTTGTGGGTGCTGGACCACAGAGATAGACTACAAGAGCAGCCAACTTGCCCAGAATTCACGGAGGCAAATAGTATCCTTGGCCCTCTCTTTAGCATTTTTCATAAGTGGGCATGGGTATGCTAGTTATAGGAAAACCCTCGGGAGAAGTTTGGGGTTGGGTGTTACCTCGGAAAAACCCTTTTTGGAGGTTATCGACCTTGCACTTCCTCATATTAAAGATATGCTTGATGAGATGTGTGATGATGCCAAGCATCAAATGAAACAGCTCTCATCTGATCAAATAGGCAGCTGGTCCAGAGCTGTAACATGCTGTGATGGTTGCTGGCTAATAAGGGGGCACTTTAGTCAAAATTGCACCTTTGTGATCAAAAACTACATCACAAGTGCCCTTCTCTATTATGGTCATTTGTCAATGCGAGGTGCAGATAGAATTTGCGATGAAGACTTGTGGGAAGGCACTGCCAAGTCAGCTGAAGGTCATTTGAGCCAAAAGCTTTGGGCCCAGGCCAAAGAAGAAggcatgaaagttgaaattaatTGGCAGGATGCAGACTCTTCATCTGCTAAAGGGTTTAGGTATTCATTTTCCAATGAACAGGAGTCAAGGGTGATGTTATGTGGGGGTCATGTGGGTCGGGCACATGGAAAGAAACTGGAAGAAATTAAAGGGATGTCAACCTTCACCCCCGCATTTATAGCCTTGCATAAATCTAAATTTCCTGGTATGGAATCAGTGAAATGCTCTTGTGCGGGCAAAAAACATACCTTTGTTGCTACAAGGAACAAACCTGTTTGTGGTTGTATTGGACCTGGATTCATTCAGAATGCCAAGCGAAATCACTACTGTGCGCTCGTTCAGGCTGGTTGTAGCCCCGAGAAGTACAGAGACACAATGTTGGTACTTGGCAAATACCACAGCAGGGATATTCATGAATGGGAAGGGGGTTCTTGCTCCTTCCATCCATTAGTAAAGTGTTCGTGCAAGGAATGTGTTGAGGATGAAAATGGGTTTTACCCTGATATGAAATGCCAAGGACAGCCATATCGCTCTGCTCACCCCCTGAAATGTCAATTTCATGGGTTAGCCTATGAGATAGAGTGTGCTGAGAgggcaaaaaatgcaaaaagtgTCATTGACCCAGAATTAGGTAAAGGGCACTCCAACCTTCCTGAGGCAACTTTTAGTGTACTAACTAAATTTAGGGCCAAGGATACTAATTTGCATCAGAAACATTATCAAGCCTCCACAAATCTGGGCCTTATTCAAAGTAATATGTCCTGGCTGTTCAAAGAGAAGGGGGCTCAGTACCACTGGATTGTGGATTTGTATTCACGGATGGGACTCCCAATTCTTAGCGGAATACAAGAAATG tGTCAACATGACAATGAAGAAAGAATGAAAAGGCTGGAACGATACAAGACAGACGCTGAGAAACGGAAGAGAgtgcaaaggaaaaaacaacgTGCCGATGAGCAAGAACTAAG GAAAAAGTATGTGAAGAGATGTAGGATCAGACATACGTATggagaggaggaggaagaggagggcATTTCAGAAGAAGAAGCTCTTCAAATTGCACAAGATGCTGTTAGTGAAGGGGCCGCAGATGGGTGTCGCACCATGCCAGAGACATCAGTTCAGGATGTTGCAGCTGCCCCGGAAAACTCTGTGGTCACTTTAGGTGGAAAGAACTGTAAATGGTGTGGGAGTTCTACCCACAGTAGGAAAAGCCACAAGGACTGCCCCCATAACCCCAAAAATGCCTCAAGTTCTAGTTGA